The following coding sequences are from one Phenylobacterium glaciei window:
- a CDS encoding SDR family NAD(P)-dependent oxidoreductase translates to MKLNSSIAAVVTGGASGLGEATVRQLAAHGVKVAIFDMNEATGEAVAKDVGGVFCKCNVTSEEEVDAAFAKARAAHGQERILVNCAGTGNAIKTAGRDKATGATKHFPLDAFNLIIQINLVGTFRCIAKSAKGMLDLEPLEDGERGAIVNTASVAAEDGQMGQAAYSASKGGVVGMTLPIARDLASEGIRVNTILPGIFDTPLMRGAPEAVKQALANSVPFPKRLGQADDYAQLALTMITNGYFNGEDVRLDGAIRMAPR, encoded by the coding sequence ATGAAACTCAATTCCTCTATCGCCGCGGTTGTCACCGGCGGCGCCTCGGGCCTCGGCGAAGCCACGGTCCGCCAGCTGGCGGCGCACGGCGTCAAGGTGGCCATCTTCGACATGAACGAAGCAACTGGCGAAGCGGTCGCAAAAGATGTCGGCGGCGTCTTCTGCAAGTGCAACGTCACCTCGGAAGAGGAAGTCGACGCGGCCTTCGCCAAGGCCCGCGCCGCCCACGGCCAGGAACGCATCCTGGTCAACTGCGCCGGCACCGGCAACGCCATCAAGACCGCCGGCCGCGACAAGGCCACTGGCGCCACCAAGCACTTCCCCCTCGACGCCTTCAACCTGATCATCCAGATCAACCTGGTGGGCACCTTCCGCTGCATCGCCAAGTCGGCGAAGGGCATGCTGGACCTGGAGCCCCTGGAGGACGGCGAGCGCGGCGCCATCGTCAACACCGCCTCGGTGGCGGCCGAGGACGGCCAGATGGGCCAGGCGGCCTATTCGGCCTCCAAGGGCGGCGTGGTCGGCATGACCCTGCCCATCGCCCGTGACCTCGCCAGCGAAGGCATCCGGGTCAACACCATCCTGCCCGGCATCTTCGACACCCCGCTGATGCGCGGCGCCCCGGAAGCCGTGAAGCAGGCCCTGGCCAATTCCGTGCCCTTCCCCAAGCGCCTCGGCCAGGCCGACGACTATGCGCAACTGGCCCTGACCATGATCACCAACGGCTACTTCAACGGTGAAGACGTCCGTCTGGACGGCGCCATCCGCATGGCTCCGCGCTGA
- a CDS encoding PAS domain-containing protein — protein MALPPNYMAFYPAVLFATLVAGLRGGLLATALSAGAVWILWLPKAPMEESWRQQHVQLLLFVVTAALTVAIAKALRLAVQEGATVEARFRIFQEQALDGFVIMEPVREAGRVTDFVWAYANPAADRMAPAGQGLAGRRVSEVFTGDTTIEMIERLRKALEAGVPDEMDVRRVIDGQERWIRSSAMKLGEGLAVSFHDVTDQRLADQAVRAAEEEARRSRDEFEHIANAAPVMIWMSGPSMGAIWFNASWLAFTGRRMEEELARGWLEEVHPEDRARVLATYDEHFAARSRARLEYRILRHDGAYRWIDEAAAPRFDRDGKFLGYIGSCSDITDRKTAETQLRGGEARVRALVDSLPQLLWSARPDGDFDYFSPQWIDFTGVPAAQHLGDKWLDAVHPDDRDDLQGAWSQAIKGGLPFDLEHRLRRHDGVWRWFNARASAIREEDGTIRRWFGSSSDVTEIVEARRHLEERVAERTRELEASLEERARAEAALAQAHRLETVGRLTGGVAHDFNNLLTVVIGGLDMILKNPADTARVKRLSEAALAAGRRGERLTRQLLAFSRRQELKLEVVDVGALIEQVEPLVRRAVGESIDLTVDCEAGVGATRLDPAQFEAALLNLVVNAADAVEGHGRIEILTRRLTLAQGQVSGATPGDYVAVSVADTGTGMSAEVLRRAFEPFFTTKEVGKGTGLGLAQVYGFMSQCGGAVAIDSRPGEGTTVTLYVPAVDAAPTVEAPREPSDDSWAAGTSILLVEDDAAVRAVTESLLQEMGCDVTTDVDGPSAMARLKTGQAFDLLISDIVMPGGMNGVELASWTRSQRPGLPIVLTTGYAGDEFAEGGAEITWPVVRKPFRAEQLSAAVREALARAST, from the coding sequence ATGGCGCTGCCCCCCAACTACATGGCCTTCTATCCCGCCGTCCTGTTCGCCACCCTTGTGGCAGGTCTGCGGGGCGGCCTGCTCGCCACGGCGTTGAGCGCCGGCGCGGTCTGGATTCTCTGGTTGCCCAAGGCGCCGATGGAGGAGTCCTGGCGGCAGCAGCATGTTCAATTGCTCCTCTTTGTCGTCACCGCCGCCTTGACCGTCGCTATCGCCAAGGCGCTGCGCCTGGCGGTTCAGGAGGGCGCGACGGTGGAGGCGCGGTTCCGCATTTTCCAGGAACAGGCCCTGGACGGCTTTGTGATCATGGAGCCGGTGCGCGAGGCGGGCCGCGTGACCGACTTCGTCTGGGCCTACGCCAATCCCGCCGCGGACCGCATGGCGCCGGCCGGTCAGGGCTTGGCCGGACGCCGGGTGAGCGAGGTCTTCACCGGTGACACCACCATCGAAATGATCGAGCGCCTGCGCAAGGCGCTGGAGGCCGGCGTCCCCGACGAGATGGATGTCCGCCGCGTCATCGACGGCCAGGAACGGTGGATACGCTCCAGCGCCATGAAACTGGGGGAAGGCCTGGCGGTCAGCTTCCACGACGTCACAGACCAGCGCCTCGCCGACCAGGCGGTCCGCGCCGCTGAGGAAGAGGCCCGTCGCAGCCGCGACGAGTTCGAGCACATCGCCAACGCCGCCCCGGTGATGATCTGGATGAGCGGCCCGAGCATGGGCGCCATCTGGTTCAACGCCTCCTGGCTGGCCTTCACCGGCCGGCGGATGGAGGAAGAACTGGCTCGAGGCTGGCTTGAAGAAGTCCACCCCGAGGACCGCGCCCGGGTCCTGGCGACCTATGACGAGCATTTCGCGGCCCGCAGCCGGGCGCGGCTGGAGTACCGCATCCTGCGCCACGACGGCGCCTATCGCTGGATCGACGAAGCCGCCGCCCCGCGCTTCGACCGCGATGGCAAGTTCCTCGGCTATATCGGCTCCTGCTCCGACATCACCGACCGCAAGACCGCTGAGACCCAGCTGCGCGGCGGAGAGGCCCGGGTCCGCGCCCTGGTAGACTCCCTGCCCCAGCTGCTGTGGTCGGCGCGGCCCGACGGCGACTTCGATTACTTCAGCCCCCAGTGGATCGACTTCACCGGCGTCCCCGCCGCCCAGCACCTGGGGGACAAGTGGCTGGACGCGGTCCACCCCGACGACCGCGACGACCTGCAGGGCGCCTGGTCCCAGGCCATCAAGGGCGGCCTGCCCTTCGATCTGGAGCACCGGCTGCGCCGCCACGACGGGGTCTGGCGCTGGTTCAATGCGCGCGCCTCGGCTATCCGCGAGGAGGACGGCACGATCCGCCGCTGGTTCGGCTCCTCCTCCGACGTCACCGAGATCGTCGAGGCCCGCCGCCACCTGGAGGAACGCGTCGCCGAACGCACCCGCGAACTGGAAGCCAGCCTGGAGGAACGCGCCCGGGCCGAGGCCGCGCTCGCCCAGGCCCATCGCCTGGAGACCGTCGGCCGTCTGACGGGCGGCGTGGCCCACGACTTCAACAACCTGCTGACCGTGGTTATCGGCGGGCTGGACATGATCCTGAAGAACCCGGCCGACACCGCCCGGGTCAAGCGCCTGTCGGAGGCGGCGCTCGCCGCCGGCCGTCGCGGCGAACGCCTGACCCGGCAGTTGCTGGCCTTCTCACGCCGCCAGGAGCTGAAGCTGGAGGTGGTGGATGTCGGCGCCCTGATTGAGCAGGTCGAGCCCCTGGTGCGCCGCGCCGTCGGCGAATCCATCGACCTGACCGTGGACTGCGAGGCCGGCGTCGGCGCCACCCGCCTGGACCCCGCCCAGTTCGAGGCCGCCCTGCTGAACCTGGTGGTCAACGCCGCCGATGCGGTGGAAGGCCACGGCAGGATCGAGATCCTCACCCGCCGCCTGACCTTGGCGCAGGGTCAGGTCTCGGGCGCGACACCCGGTGACTACGTGGCCGTCAGCGTCGCCGACACGGGTACAGGCATGAGCGCCGAGGTGCTGCGGCGCGCCTTCGAGCCCTTCTTCACCACCAAGGAAGTGGGCAAGGGCACGGGTCTCGGTTTGGCCCAGGTCTATGGCTTCATGAGCCAGTGCGGCGGGGCCGTGGCCATCGACTCACGGCCCGGCGAAGGGACCACCGTCACCCTCTACGTGCCGGCCGTGGACGCCGCACCCACGGTTGAAGCGCCGCGCGAACCCAGCGACGATAGCTGGGCGGCCGGAACCTCCATTCTGCTGGTGGAGGACGACGCCGCCGTCCGCGCCGTCACCGAGAGCCTGCTGCAGGAGATGGGCTGCGACGTGACCACCGATGTCGACGGGCCCTCGGCCATGGCCCGCCTGAAGACCGGCCAGGCCTTCGACCTGCTGATCTCCGATATCGTCATGCCCGGCGGCATGAACGGGGTAGAGCTGGCCAGCTGGACCCGCAGCCAGCGCCCCGGCCTGCCCATCGTGCTCACCACCGGCTATGCGGGCGACGAGTTTGCCGAAGGCGGCGCGGAGATCACTTGGCCCGTGGTCCGCAAGCCCTTCCGGGCCGAGCAGCTCAGCGCCGCCGTGCGCGAAGCCCTGGCCCGGGCCTCCACCTAG
- a CDS encoding AI-2E family transporter has translation MPAAEPTINVSRICLVTLAVIAVGATIYWMADILTPPAMAMFLAIVIDGFARVLNRRFKWLPTRAAMPLALVVSILLFGSALFVIADNGASFATQLVTYVPKLNKLIAQVANVAGVDVAPTIDQLFRRLDPTKYLGDVARGIQNFASNAIFILIYLGFIIASRHAFERKLVGLSSNRAARREAVEAFHRIRDGVEQYLWVQTVTGLMIAVGSWVVMAVLGLDNAVFWAFLIFIASYIPIIGGAVGILAPPIFALIQFEPIWPAIVLLAVLQTIQFVVGNVVLPRMQGQSLNIDPLVVLLSLAFWGAIWGVAGMFLSTPLTVMAMVILAQFDGTRWVAVLLSADGEPEKLRDRKAGIAPDETPKPKRKPAVTQA, from the coding sequence ATGCCCGCCGCCGAACCGACCATCAACGTCTCCCGCATCTGCCTGGTCACCCTGGCGGTGATCGCCGTGGGCGCGACCATCTACTGGATGGCCGACATCCTCACCCCGCCGGCCATGGCCATGTTCCTGGCCATCGTCATCGACGGCTTCGCCCGGGTCCTGAACCGGCGCTTCAAGTGGCTGCCCACCAGGGCCGCCATGCCGCTGGCCCTGGTGGTCTCCATCCTGCTGTTCGGCAGCGCCCTGTTCGTCATCGCCGATAACGGGGCCAGCTTCGCCACCCAGCTGGTCACCTATGTCCCCAAGCTGAACAAGCTGATCGCCCAGGTCGCCAATGTGGCCGGGGTCGACGTCGCCCCCACCATCGACCAGCTGTTCCGGCGTCTCGACCCGACGAAGTACCTGGGGGACGTGGCCCGGGGAATCCAGAACTTCGCCTCCAACGCCATCTTCATCCTGATCTATCTCGGCTTCATCATCGCCTCGCGGCACGCCTTCGAGCGCAAGCTGGTGGGACTGTCCTCCAACCGGGCCGCCCGGCGAGAGGCGGTGGAGGCTTTCCACCGGATCCGCGACGGGGTGGAGCAGTACCTCTGGGTGCAGACCGTCACCGGCCTGATGATCGCCGTCGGCTCCTGGGTGGTGATGGCGGTTCTGGGCCTCGACAACGCGGTGTTCTGGGCCTTCCTGATCTTCATCGCCTCCTACATCCCGATCATCGGCGGGGCGGTGGGCATCCTGGCGCCCCCGATCTTCGCCCTGATCCAGTTCGAGCCCATCTGGCCGGCCATCGTCCTGCTGGCGGTGCTGCAGACCATCCAGTTCGTCGTGGGCAATGTGGTGCTGCCCCGGATGCAGGGACAGAGCCTGAACATCGACCCGCTGGTGGTGCTGCTCAGCTTGGCCTTCTGGGGCGCCATCTGGGGGGTGGCCGGCATGTTCCTGTCCACCCCGCTGACGGTGATGGCCATGGTCATCCTCGCCCAGTTCGACGGAACCCGCTGGGTCGCAGTGCTATTGTCCGCCGACGGGGAGCCCGAGAAACTGCGAGACCGGAAGGCCGGGATCGCCCCTGACGAAACGCCGAAACCGAAACGCAAGCCCGCCGTCACGCAAGCGTGA
- a CDS encoding GrpB family protein yields the protein MALTSSIQAYDPRWPGMYAEEAARLAQVFGRDVVEVHHVGSTAVPDLAAKPEIDILAVVNLVDVPEMWAKGFAELGYRRGGDLSAGHRFFKRDLNGVRTHKLHICDQGHPSIADMLKFRDHLRRTPVDRARYQALKLRLERENTDGIGQYLASKAPFIDAIVAGIKP from the coding sequence ATGGCCCTCACCAGTTCCATCCAGGCCTATGATCCCAGGTGGCCGGGGATGTACGCCGAAGAAGCCGCGCGTCTGGCCCAGGTCTTCGGGCGCGACGTGGTTGAGGTGCATCACGTGGGAAGCACCGCGGTCCCAGACCTGGCCGCGAAGCCGGAGATCGACATCCTGGCCGTGGTCAACCTGGTGGATGTTCCGGAGATGTGGGCGAAGGGTTTTGCAGAGCTGGGCTATCGCCGGGGCGGCGACCTGTCCGCGGGGCACCGCTTCTTCAAACGGGACCTGAACGGTGTCCGAACGCACAAGCTCCACATCTGCGACCAGGGTCATCCAAGCATCGCCGACATGCTGAAGTTCAGGGATCACTTGCGCCGGACTCCCGTCGACCGCGCCAGATACCAGGCGTTGAAGCTGCGCCTGGAGCGGGAAAACACCGACGGCATCGGCCAGTATCTGGCCTCCAAGGCGCCCTTCATCGACGCCATCGTGGCCGGGATCAAGCCGTAG
- a CDS encoding cytochrome b/b6 domain-containing protein — MRPDKPLEGGGLLVYRHPAVVRITHWVNLASLVVLLLSGLQILCSHPAFYWGETARFADPFAQIVSGMGSQGEPTGRLIAPGINLDTTGLLGASASADGSMSARAFPAWLTLPRELDLGAGRRWHFFFAWLFVLNGALYLATGLISRRLQREMVPTREDLAHLPRAIADHARLKFPRGEDARRYNVLQKLTYLPVVFGLLPLMLLTGLAMSPAVDARLHLAMLLGGRQTARTLHFLSTSGILAFVVLHVVMVVLAGPVNELRSMITGWFVLKPETPEKDAP, encoded by the coding sequence ATGCGCCCCGACAAGCCCCTGGAAGGCGGAGGCCTGCTGGTCTACCGCCACCCCGCCGTGGTGCGGATCACCCATTGGGTGAACCTCGCAAGCCTGGTGGTGCTGCTGCTCAGCGGCCTGCAGATCCTCTGCAGCCATCCGGCCTTCTACTGGGGCGAGACGGCGCGGTTCGCCGATCCCTTCGCGCAGATCGTCAGCGGGATGGGCAGCCAGGGCGAGCCGACGGGCCGGCTGATCGCGCCGGGGATCAACCTCGACACCACCGGCCTGCTGGGCGCGTCGGCCAGCGCGGACGGGTCGATGAGCGCGCGGGCCTTCCCCGCCTGGCTCACCCTGCCTCGCGAGCTCGACCTCGGGGCCGGGCGGCGCTGGCACTTCTTCTTCGCCTGGCTGTTCGTGCTGAACGGCGCGCTCTACCTGGCCACCGGCCTGATCAGCCGCAGGCTGCAGCGGGAGATGGTCCCCACCCGCGAGGACCTGGCCCACCTACCCAGAGCCATCGCCGACCACGCCCGCCTGAAATTCCCCCGCGGCGAGGACGCCCGGCGCTACAACGTCCTGCAGAAGCTGACCTACCTGCCCGTCGTGTTCGGACTGCTGCCGCTGATGCTGCTGACGGGCCTGGCCATGTCGCCGGCGGTGGACGCGCGCCTGCACCTGGCGATGCTCCTCGGCGGCCGGCAGACCGCGCGGACCCTGCACTTCCTCAGCACCAGCGGCATCCTGGCCTTTGTGGTTCTTCACGTCGTGATGGTGGTCCTGGCCGGGCCGGTGAATGAGCTGCGCTCCATGATCACCGGATGGTTCGTCCTCAAGCCTGAAACCCCTGAGAAGGACGCGCCATGA
- a CDS encoding 2OG-Fe(II) oxygenase: MSRAPDLARGLDPAKLRPAFERFGRLHLPGIFAPKDAQAIHAALVAAPYHRSLTASGKSYDIALETLAAMPPERRAELEAAILEGGRTGFQYQFDAWRLSDLMEANQRTGGVLAPLEGVYDLLNSEAFLGFVRTLTGDDACAYADAQATRYRPGDFLTAHDDDVAGKHRLYAYVLNFTPAWRPDWGGLLAFHDADGHVSEAYTPTFNALNIFRVPQQHAVTQVASFAGAQRFSITGWIRER, translated from the coding sequence GTGAGCCGGGCGCCCGACCTGGCGCGGGGCCTGGACCCCGCCAAGCTGCGCCCGGCCTTCGAGCGCTTCGGCCGCCTGCACCTGCCTGGGATCTTCGCACCCAAGGACGCGCAAGCCATCCACGCCGCCCTGGTCGCCGCCCCCTACCATCGTTCGCTGACGGCCTCGGGGAAGAGCTACGACATCGCCCTTGAGACGCTCGCCGCCATGCCGCCTGAGCGCCGGGCGGAGCTGGAGGCGGCGATCCTCGAGGGCGGCCGCACCGGCTTCCAGTATCAGTTCGACGCCTGGCGGCTGTCGGACCTGATGGAGGCGAACCAGAGGACCGGCGGCGTTCTGGCGCCCCTGGAAGGCGTCTACGACCTGCTCAACAGCGAGGCCTTCCTGGGTTTCGTGCGCACCCTGACCGGCGACGACGCTTGCGCCTATGCCGACGCCCAGGCCACCCGCTACCGGCCCGGCGACTTCCTCACCGCCCATGACGACGATGTGGCCGGCAAGCACCGGCTCTATGCCTATGTGCTGAACTTCACCCCCGCCTGGCGGCCCGACTGGGGCGGCCTGCTGGCCTTCCACGACGCCGACGGCCATGTCAGCGAGGCCTATACCCCCACCTTCAACGCGCTCAACATCTTCCGCGTCCCGCAGCAGCACGCGGTGACCCAGGTGGCGAGCTTCGCCGGCGCGCAGCGGTTCTCCATCACCGGGTGGATCCGTGAGCGCTGA
- a CDS encoding MarR family winged helix-turn-helix transcriptional regulator: MSLPSAKRAKPQPKPANVGDLLRLDLQLCFALYSSGNLMSRLYRPLLEPLGLTYPQYLAMMALWEASPQTVGGLGRKLSLDSGTLTPLFKRLESAGLVTRDRDPQDQRRVLIALTDAGAALKAKAADIPWTVLCQLPLPPEEAVALKATLTRLAAGLAELVADED, translated from the coding sequence ATGAGCCTCCCGTCTGCCAAGCGCGCCAAACCTCAGCCGAAGCCGGCGAACGTCGGCGACCTGCTGCGCCTGGACCTGCAGCTCTGCTTCGCCCTCTACAGTTCCGGCAACCTGATGAGCCGGCTCTATCGGCCGCTGCTGGAGCCGCTGGGCCTGACCTATCCGCAGTACCTGGCGATGATGGCCCTGTGGGAGGCCTCGCCCCAGACGGTGGGCGGCCTGGGTCGCAAGCTCAGCCTGGATTCAGGCACTCTGACGCCGCTGTTCAAGCGGCTGGAGAGTGCGGGCCTGGTGACGCGGGACCGCGATCCGCAGGACCAGCGCCGCGTGCTGATCGCTCTGACGGACGCCGGCGCGGCCCTGAAGGCCAAGGCCGCCGACATTCCCTGGACGGTGCTGTGCCAACTGCCGCTTCCCCCGGAGGAGGCCGTGGCCCTGAAGGCCACCCTGACCCGGCTGGCGGCGGGCCTGGCCGAGCTGGTGGCCGACGAGGACTAG
- a CDS encoding YkvA family protein, producing MSGKSKASPNVNGAGFDATAAIDPKHALVPAVQKVNEQRVAQGFWPKFRKVAAKIPFADDVLSVWYCARDPTTPKAAKGLMMAALAYFVLPTDAIPDILGVIGFTDDAAVFAAMLALVGKNLKPRHREAAQGFLARMKGD from the coding sequence ATGAGCGGCAAGTCAAAAGCGTCACCCAACGTCAATGGCGCCGGTTTCGACGCCACCGCGGCGATCGACCCCAAGCACGCCCTGGTCCCGGCGGTGCAGAAGGTCAATGAGCAGCGGGTGGCGCAGGGCTTCTGGCCCAAGTTCCGCAAGGTGGCGGCCAAGATCCCGTTCGCCGACGACGTGCTCTCGGTCTGGTACTGCGCCCGCGACCCCACGACACCCAAGGCGGCCAAGGGGCTGATGATGGCGGCGCTGGCCTATTTCGTCCTGCCGACCGATGCGATCCCCGACATCCTCGGCGTGATCGGCTTCACGGACGATGCGGCGGTGTTCGCCGCCATGTTGGCGCTGGTGGGCAAGAACCTGAAGCCCCGCCACCGCGAGGCGGCCCAAGGCTTTCTGGCGCGGATGAAGGGCGACTAG
- a CDS encoding DMT family transporter, whose protein sequence is MVASAVGFTAMTTLIKYLGDDYPASLQTFYRQFFGFLIMLPVILKHRGAAFATTRPGILIFRSAAGTVGMILSFYAFQKMPLADANALSFTRTLWLVPLAFFVVREPVGPLRIGAAVVGFVGVMIMLRPGAGHAFAIGLPAMAMLASSFLFALTITGMKVMTRDHAPMVLLVWSASLGLVLALPGAFLAWRWPEPFDLLLLAAMGVLGTITQGCYIKGMSIGDAGAMAPIDYIRLVFTVIVGFALFQEVPGIWTVVGAGVVVVSTLFITWREHAANKAKMAAAALVQAV, encoded by the coding sequence ATGGTGGCCTCGGCCGTCGGTTTCACGGCCATGACCACCCTGATCAAGTATCTGGGGGACGACTATCCGGCCTCGCTGCAGACCTTCTACCGGCAGTTCTTCGGCTTCCTGATCATGCTGCCGGTGATCCTCAAACACCGCGGCGCGGCCTTCGCCACCACCCGACCCGGCATCCTGATCTTCCGCTCGGCGGCGGGCACGGTGGGGATGATCCTCTCCTTCTACGCCTTCCAGAAGATGCCGCTGGCCGACGCCAATGCCCTGTCCTTCACCCGCACCCTGTGGCTGGTGCCCCTGGCCTTCTTCGTGGTCCGCGAGCCGGTGGGACCCCTGCGTATCGGCGCGGCCGTAGTGGGCTTCGTCGGCGTGATGATCATGCTGCGGCCGGGCGCGGGCCACGCCTTCGCCATCGGTCTGCCGGCCATGGCCATGCTGGCCTCGTCCTTCCTGTTCGCGCTCACCATCACCGGCATGAAGGTGATGACGCGCGATCACGCCCCCATGGTGCTGCTGGTCTGGTCGGCGAGCCTGGGCCTTGTGCTCGCCCTCCCCGGCGCCTTCCTGGCCTGGCGCTGGCCCGAGCCCTTCGACCTGCTGCTGCTGGCGGCGATGGGTGTGCTGGGGACCATCACCCAGGGCTGCTACATCAAGGGCATGTCCATCGGCGACGCCGGCGCCATGGCCCCCATCGACTATATCCGGCTGGTGTTCACGGTGATCGTCGGCTTCGCCCTGTTCCAGGAGGTCCCGGGGATCTGGACCGTGGTGGGCGCCGGCGTGGTGGTGGTCTCCACCCTCTTCATCACCTGGCGCGAACACGCGGCGAACAAGGCGAAGATGGCGGCGGCGGCGCTGGTGCAGGCTGTCTAG
- a CDS encoding DSD1 family PLP-dependent enzyme produces the protein MTSERPLEAITAELGALADRPSTALSLALIGQPGSRYQIPTPAGVIDLDAFDRNVARMAARAKAAGLVLRPHAKSHKCAALARRQIAAGAVGVCCAKLAEAEALSAAGIRGILITSSLAGQPSAARAARLAGIDPDFAITVDHPDGATEIGEAAQAAGVTVRVVLDVDLGMGRTGVASVDQGVAVGAAIIAQPSLKLLGIQGYGGHWQHMAGANERTAAVADGIGKLTEVAAALRAQGHVFSLITGGGTGTFSADAAQGILNEIQAGSYAFMDREYREALGDDDDGAFETSLMVQARVISANAERWVTVDAGLKAFATDGPEPEPLGEAWAGSKYRFFGDEHGMVTRPRHRAVARGERVEFTAPHCDPTIDRYDLLHLVRGDVLVDLVRVEGRGASQ, from the coding sequence ATGACCAGCGAACGCCCCCTCGAGGCCATCACCGCCGAGCTCGGCGCCCTGGCCGACCGCCCCTCCACGGCGCTCTCCCTGGCCCTGATCGGCCAGCCGGGCTCGCGGTATCAGATCCCCACCCCAGCCGGTGTCATCGATCTCGACGCCTTCGATCGCAACGTGGCGCGTATGGCGGCGCGGGCGAAGGCGGCGGGTCTGGTCCTGCGGCCCCATGCCAAGTCGCACAAGTGCGCGGCCCTGGCGCGGCGGCAGATCGCGGCCGGCGCGGTCGGGGTCTGCTGCGCCAAGCTGGCCGAGGCCGAGGCCCTGTCGGCGGCGGGCATCCGCGGCATCCTGATCACCTCGTCCCTGGCGGGGCAGCCCTCGGCGGCGCGCGCGGCCAGGCTGGCTGGGATCGACCCGGATTTCGCCATCACCGTCGATCATCCCGATGGCGCGACCGAGATCGGGGAAGCCGCCCAGGCGGCGGGCGTCACCGTGCGCGTGGTCCTCGACGTGGACCTGGGCATGGGCCGGACCGGCGTCGCCAGCGTCGACCAAGGCGTGGCGGTGGGCGCGGCGATCATCGCCCAGCCGTCGCTGAAGCTGTTGGGAATCCAGGGCTATGGCGGTCACTGGCAGCACATGGCCGGCGCCAACGAACGCACCGCCGCTGTGGCCGACGGGATCGGCAAGTTGACGGAGGTCGCCGCAGCGCTGCGGGCCCAGGGCCATGTGTTCAGCCTGATCACGGGCGGTGGCACCGGCACCTTCTCCGCCGACGCGGCGCAGGGGATTCTGAACGAGATCCAGGCCGGCTCCTACGCCTTCATGGACCGCGAGTACCGCGAGGCCCTGGGCGATGACGACGACGGGGCCTTCGAGACGAGCCTGATGGTCCAGGCCCGGGTGATCAGCGCCAACGCCGAACGCTGGGTGACGGTGGACGCGGGGCTAAAGGCCTTCGCCACCGACGGCCCGGAGCCTGAGCCGCTGGGCGAGGCCTGGGCGGGTTCCAAGTATCGGTTCTTCGGCGACGAGCACGGCATGGTCACGCGGCCCCGCCACAGGGCCGTGGCGCGGGGCGAGCGGGTGGAGTTCACGGCGCCGCACTGCGACCCGACGATCGATCGCTATGACCTGCTGCACCTGGTGCGAGGCGACGTGCTGGTGGACCTTGTCCGGGTCGAGGGGCGCGGCGCCTCGCAGTAG
- a CDS encoding molybdopterin-binding protein, with product MTATRRAWLRGGLTTAVGLTAAACDKLTQSPQVNATLDGAEALNRRLHGLFVGRSALAREYDRSAISPDFRANGTTNPDSEDYQALAAKGFADWRLQIGGLVERPFSLSLAELHAQPARSQITRHDCVEGWSSIAQWRGARLGPLLKRAGLKPQARYIAFFCADTLELTLDGSGDYYETIAIADAFHPQTILAYEMNDAPLPVAHGAPVRLRLERQLGYKMAKYVMRIEAIDSFAALGRGRGGYWEDRGYQWYAGI from the coding sequence ATGACCGCCACCCGCAGAGCCTGGCTGCGCGGCGGCCTCACCACCGCCGTGGGCCTGACCGCCGCCGCCTGCGACAAGCTCACCCAGTCCCCCCAGGTCAACGCCACCCTGGACGGCGCCGAGGCCCTGAACCGGCGCCTGCACGGCCTGTTCGTCGGCCGCTCGGCCCTGGCCCGCGAGTACGACCGCAGCGCCATCTCGCCGGATTTCCGCGCCAACGGCACCACCAATCCCGACAGCGAGGACTACCAGGCCCTGGCGGCCAAGGGCTTCGCGGACTGGCGTTTGCAGATCGGGGGGCTGGTGGAGCGGCCCTTCAGCCTGTCCCTCGCGGAACTTCACGCCCAGCCGGCCCGCAGCCAGATCACCCGCCACGACTGCGTCGAGGGCTGGAGCAGCATCGCCCAATGGCGCGGCGCGCGGCTCGGCCCCCTGCTGAAGCGGGCGGGCCTCAAACCCCAGGCGCGCTACATCGCCTTCTTCTGCGCCGACACCCTGGAGCTGACCCTGGACGGCAGCGGCGACTATTACGAGACCATCGCCATCGCCGACGCCTTCCACCCCCAGACCATCCTGGCCTACGAGATGAACGACGCCCCCCTGCCGGTGGCGCACGGCGCGCCCGTCCGCCTGCGGCTGGAGCGGCAGCTGGGCTACAAGATGGCCAAGTACGTCATGCGCATCGAGGCCATCGACAGCTTCGCGGCGCTGGGCCGCGGCCGGGGCGGCTATTGGGAAGACCGCGGCTACCAGTGGTACGCCGGGATCTAG